One Lacunisphaera limnophila DNA window includes the following coding sequences:
- a CDS encoding arylsulfatase, whose protein sequence is MNKSPLLGLTVLLFSAVAHATTAPVPSINRTVLPIAPEPNQSVVGLRSKDSKGVFPRPVTAPAGAPNVFLIMLDDVGFGASSSFGGAISTPNIQKLADNGLRYNRFHTTAVCSPTRAALITGRNHHTAHTGVVMEMATGYDGYNSLVGKDMATIGEMLKLNGYNTAWFGKNHNVADWESTQAGPFDRWPTGMGFEKFYGFLGGVANNWRPALYDGTTPIEPHVGKPNYNLDYDLADQAISWIQMQKTVAPEKPFLCYIAPGAIHAPQHATPEWIAKYKGKFDQGWDKLREETFARQKQMGIIPADAKLTPRPPEMPSWDSMSDRQKRVMARMMEVAAGQLSQVDYNIGRVLQAIDDLGQTENTLVIFIIGDNGGSGEGTLQGVFNDMNIVSQSTETLDYLEKNMDDMGGWKSSNLYGVPWAWATNTPFQWTKQVASHFGGTRNGLVISWPKGIKARGEIRSQFSHVIDIVPTILEAAGLPQPTSVNGTDQHPIEGTSMVYTFDNAKAEDRRKTQYFEIFGNSGIYHDGWFAGTHPFRLPWSGVGTDVDVLTTKWELYHIDQDFSQAENLAEQMPEKLREMQVRFYAEAAKYNVLPIQTSAAERFGEGIRPSMTGDRKTFSYMAGLKRIPEGTAPPIKNRSWSITTDVTLKGNESGVIATQGGILAGYAFYFEQGKPVFSYSFTNGERWRFISPDPLPAGKHKLVMSFTYDGGGMGKGGKVAITADGKVVAEGHIGRTVPFRFSTEETLDIGEDTGTPVDLSYDVPARFTGELGKVVFDLQ, encoded by the coding sequence ATGAACAAATCCCCCCTGCTCGGACTCACCGTGCTGTTATTCAGTGCCGTGGCCCACGCCACCACCGCGCCCGTTCCCTCCATCAACCGGACGGTGCTCCCCATCGCCCCGGAACCAAACCAAAGCGTGGTGGGCCTGCGCTCCAAGGACTCCAAGGGGGTGTTCCCGCGCCCGGTCACCGCTCCGGCAGGGGCCCCGAACGTGTTCCTGATCATGCTCGACGACGTGGGCTTCGGCGCCTCCAGCAGCTTCGGCGGGGCCATCAGCACGCCCAACATCCAAAAGCTGGCCGACAACGGGCTGCGCTATAACCGCTTTCACACCACCGCGGTCTGCAGCCCGACGCGCGCGGCGCTGATCACCGGGCGCAACCACCACACGGCGCACACCGGCGTCGTGATGGAAATGGCCACGGGCTACGATGGCTACAACAGCCTGGTCGGAAAAGACATGGCCACCATCGGCGAGATGCTGAAACTCAATGGCTACAACACGGCCTGGTTCGGCAAGAACCACAACGTGGCGGACTGGGAGTCCACCCAGGCGGGCCCCTTCGACCGCTGGCCCACCGGCATGGGCTTCGAGAAATTCTACGGCTTCCTCGGCGGCGTGGCGAACAACTGGCGGCCCGCGCTCTATGACGGCACGACGCCGATCGAGCCCCATGTCGGCAAACCCAACTACAACCTGGACTATGACCTGGCCGACCAGGCGATCAGCTGGATCCAGATGCAGAAAACCGTGGCGCCCGAGAAACCCTTTCTCTGCTACATCGCCCCGGGCGCCATCCATGCCCCGCAGCATGCGACGCCGGAGTGGATCGCCAAGTACAAGGGCAAGTTTGACCAGGGCTGGGATAAGCTGCGCGAGGAAACCTTCGCCCGCCAGAAACAGATGGGCATCATCCCGGCCGATGCCAAGCTGACGCCGCGGCCGCCTGAGATGCCGAGCTGGGATTCGATGAGCGACCGGCAGAAGCGGGTGATGGCGCGCATGATGGAAGTCGCCGCCGGCCAGCTTTCCCAGGTGGACTACAACATCGGCCGCGTGCTCCAGGCCATCGACGATCTCGGCCAGACCGAAAACACGCTGGTAATCTTCATCATTGGTGACAACGGCGGCAGCGGCGAAGGCACCCTCCAGGGCGTCTTCAACGACATGAACATCGTTTCCCAGAGCACCGAGACCCTCGATTATCTCGAGAAGAACATGGACGACATGGGCGGCTGGAAGTCCTCGAATCTCTACGGTGTGCCCTGGGCCTGGGCGACCAACACCCCGTTCCAGTGGACCAAACAGGTGGCCAGCCACTTCGGCGGCACGCGCAACGGCTTGGTCATTTCCTGGCCGAAGGGCATCAAGGCCCGGGGCGAGATCCGCTCGCAGTTCTCCCATGTCATCGACATTGTCCCCACGATTCTGGAGGCGGCCGGTCTGCCCCAGCCGACCTCGGTGAATGGCACGGACCAGCACCCGATCGAGGGCACCAGCATGGTTTACACCTTCGACAACGCCAAGGCAGAGGACCGCCGCAAGACCCAGTATTTTGAGATCTTCGGCAACTCGGGCATCTACCACGACGGCTGGTTTGCGGGCACCCACCCGTTCCGGCTGCCGTGGAGCGGCGTCGGCACCGACGTCGATGTGCTCACGACCAAGTGGGAGCTCTACCACATCGACCAGGACTTCTCCCAGGCGGAGAACCTGGCTGAACAAATGCCGGAAAAGCTGCGCGAGATGCAGGTGCGGTTTTATGCCGAAGCCGCCAAGTATAACGTGCTGCCGATCCAGACTTCGGCGGCCGAGCGTTTCGGCGAAGGCATCCGCCCCAGCATGACCGGCGACCGCAAGACTTTCTCCTACATGGCGGGCCTGAAGCGCATCCCTGAGGGCACGGCGCCACCGATCAAGAACCGCTCGTGGAGCATCACCACCGACGTCACCCTGAAGGGCAACGAGTCGGGGGTAATCGCCACCCAGGGCGGCATCCTGGCTGGGTACGCTTTCTACTTCGAACAAGGCAAACCGGTGTTCAGCTACAGCTTCACCAATGGTGAACGGTGGCGCTTCATCTCCCCGGATCCGCTCCCCGCGGGGAAGCACAAGCTGGTCATGAGCTTCACCTACGACGGTGGCGGCATGGGCAAGGGTGGCAAGGTAGCCATCACGGCCGATGGCAAGGTGGTCGCAGAGGGCCATATCGGCAGGACCGTACCCTTCCGCTTCTCGACGGAAGAGACCTTGGACATCGGCGAAGACACCGGCACGCCGGTGGACTTGTCCTACGACGTCCCGGCTCGCTTCACCGGCGAACTCGGCAAGGTCGTCTTTGACCTGCAGTAA
- a CDS encoding multiheme c-type cytochrome yields MFPPPTHCRTLGLTVGVLLIAGGCSRPAVRPATVASAVAQTSASCRECHAEIFQAWSTTDHALANRPVDPPADAAAFASFHPPAGVGPGTAPEFILGHKPLWQPLLPAPGGRWQPHELAYDPVKHEWFNVFGPENRQAGEWGHWTGRGMNWNSMCAQCHMTGYRKNYTAATDSYRSTWVEHGVGCIQCHGPTLGDHGQGPKRTGPAQPQPPFFGDRQKMMQTCAPCHARNQLLTDQFQPGDDYAQHHRMVLPVDPATYYPDGQQRDEVFNWTSVQLSRMAHAGVTCLDCHDPHTNRTILPVQDNQLCLQCHAAPGRVQPNGTKAIAIDPTAHSHHAAGSTGNSCVACHMPTTRYMQRAARHDHGWLKPDPLLTQELGIPNACSTCHTDQTLEWNIAKADEWYGDKLNSRQRARARAVAGAQSVRPGAARALHALLRFEDIPAWRATYLSLLVDLPERGDHDGQAAALQSSRAADPLERAAAVRLLATLPGTAEQVRPLLQDPVRLVRLDAAWALSPELAPDAPARRELDAHLALDLDQPLGRYRLGTDWADRGQRAEAGKEISLAIQWDPYSAGFHDALGLLLSADGKTAEAAARIQRAAELAATDGAQAMRAGLAWAEAGQPDRAAGWLEQAVNREPQLDQAWYNLGLLLASQEKLPEATEALARAEKLQPQSADYAFAQATVLARRGDRAGARNAALRALQLDPQHREAAGLLRATESRDPATPLP; encoded by the coding sequence ATGTTCCCCCCTCCCACCCACTGCAGGACCCTTGGCCTGACAGTGGGTGTTTTGCTTATCGCCGGCGGCTGCAGTCGGCCGGCGGTCCGTCCGGCGACGGTGGCGTCTGCGGTGGCCCAGACCTCGGCTTCCTGTCGCGAATGCCACGCCGAAATCTTCCAAGCCTGGTCGACCACCGACCATGCCCTGGCCAACCGGCCGGTGGATCCGCCGGCGGATGCCGCCGCCTTCGCGTCGTTTCACCCGCCTGCGGGCGTGGGCCCGGGCACGGCACCCGAGTTCATCCTGGGCCACAAGCCGCTTTGGCAGCCGTTGCTGCCGGCCCCGGGCGGACGCTGGCAGCCGCACGAACTGGCCTACGATCCGGTGAAGCACGAATGGTTCAACGTCTTCGGCCCGGAGAACCGGCAGGCCGGGGAGTGGGGCCATTGGACCGGACGCGGGATGAACTGGAATTCCATGTGCGCCCAATGCCACATGACGGGCTATCGCAAGAACTACACCGCGGCCACCGACAGCTACCGCTCCACCTGGGTCGAGCACGGCGTGGGGTGCATCCAGTGCCACGGCCCGACTCTGGGCGACCACGGCCAGGGACCCAAGCGAACGGGGCCGGCCCAGCCGCAACCGCCATTCTTCGGCGACCGCCAGAAGATGATGCAGACCTGTGCTCCCTGCCACGCGCGCAACCAGCTTCTGACCGACCAATTCCAGCCGGGGGACGACTACGCCCAACACCACCGCATGGTGCTGCCGGTGGATCCGGCCACCTATTACCCCGACGGCCAGCAGCGCGACGAGGTCTTCAACTGGACCTCCGTGCAACTCAGCCGCATGGCCCACGCCGGCGTGACGTGCCTCGACTGCCACGATCCGCACACCAACCGGACCATCCTGCCGGTGCAGGACAACCAGCTCTGCCTGCAATGCCACGCCGCGCCCGGGCGCGTCCAACCGAACGGCACCAAGGCGATCGCTATCGACCCCACCGCGCATTCGCACCACGCCGCCGGCAGCACCGGCAACTCCTGCGTCGCCTGCCACATGCCGACAACCCGTTACATGCAGCGCGCTGCGCGCCATGATCACGGCTGGCTCAAGCCCGATCCGCTGCTGACGCAGGAACTCGGCATTCCCAATGCCTGCAGCACGTGCCACACGGACCAGACCCTGGAATGGAACATCGCCAAGGCCGATGAATGGTATGGCGACAAGCTGAACTCGCGGCAACGGGCCCGGGCCCGGGCCGTGGCCGGGGCCCAATCGGTCCGGCCCGGCGCCGCCCGGGCGCTGCACGCGTTGCTCCGGTTTGAGGATATTCCGGCTTGGCGGGCCACCTACCTTTCCCTCCTGGTCGATCTGCCGGAGCGTGGTGACCACGACGGCCAGGCGGCCGCGCTGCAATCCAGCCGGGCCGCCGACCCGCTCGAGCGCGCGGCCGCCGTGCGCCTGCTGGCCACCCTCCCTGGCACCGCCGAGCAGGTGCGACCCCTCCTGCAGGATCCGGTCCGCCTGGTGCGGCTCGACGCCGCCTGGGCCTTGTCGCCGGAACTCGCCCCCGATGCCCCGGCCCGGCGGGAACTGGACGCCCACCTGGCCCTGGATCTCGACCAGCCGCTCGGGCGTTATCGGCTCGGTACCGATTGGGCGGACCGCGGCCAGCGCGCCGAGGCCGGGAAGGAAATCTCGCTCGCGATCCAGTGGGATCCCTATTCGGCGGGTTTTCACGACGCGCTCGGCCTGCTCCTCTCCGCCGACGGCAAAACCGCGGAAGCGGCCGCCCGCATCCAGCGCGCCGCGGAACTGGCGGCGACCGACGGCGCCCAGGCGATGCGCGCCGGCCTGGCGTGGGCGGAGGCCGGCCAGCCGGACCGGGCCGCCGGATGGCTGGAACAGGCTGTGAACCGGGAACCGCAGCTGGACCAGGCGTGGTACAACCTGGGGCTCTTGCTCGCCAGCCAGGAGAAACTCCCCGAGGCAACCGAGGCGCTGGCCCGGGCGGAAAAGCTCCAGCCCCAATCCGCCGACTACGCTTTTGCCCAGGCCACCGTGCTCGCCCGGCGCGGGGATCGCGCCGGAGCGCGGAACGCCGCGCTGCGCGCGCTGCAGCTGGATCCGCAGCACCGGGAGGCCGCCGGTTTGCTGCGGGCAACCGAATCACGAGACCCCGCCACTCCCTTGCCATGA
- a CDS encoding phospholipase A produces the protein MTIHLPRTVLVVLTLGFLPCATDARAAPAQLTQALQSPAGPVVAGTMLEIDLLITNSGSSPATVDTPARLPLVAATPLGARAFALTRAAAESGAVMVPAGGFARMRYAMLVPLQAKGLGILAAEDDTYGRIAVEVLPAPDLSSPAPAPAAPAIAQAPGDAVTPAAITKRRPLGVLPYEPVYFSLGFHKIVNARFQLSLKFRPFGPPDEGIDLPGSFLGNLYGGFTQTSLWDLESDSKPFYDTSYKPTLLYQRHDTGRTLFGARLGYAAGIEHESNGQGGTASRSMNLLVFRPTLQWALADGWTAVFSPKLYAYIEKSEDQDLPDYRGYGDYLFYVENPDSWKLATTVRLGSSGRGSILVDGSYPLRRILGDHPPTGWAQGFIHLQYFNGYTESLRTYNLHTPWQLRLGYMLIR, from the coding sequence ATGACAATCCACCTCCCCCGCACCGTCCTCGTGGTCCTGACCCTGGGTTTTTTGCCTTGCGCTACCGACGCCCGGGCGGCGCCGGCCCAGCTCACGCAGGCGCTGCAGTCCCCAGCCGGGCCGGTGGTCGCCGGCACGATGCTGGAGATCGACCTGCTCATCACCAACAGCGGCAGCAGTCCGGCCACCGTGGACACCCCCGCGCGGCTGCCCTTGGTGGCGGCCACACCGCTCGGCGCGCGGGCCTTCGCGCTCACCCGCGCCGCCGCTGAGTCAGGAGCCGTGATGGTCCCGGCCGGCGGCTTTGCCCGGATGCGCTACGCGATGCTGGTGCCGCTCCAAGCCAAAGGCCTGGGCATCCTCGCCGCGGAAGACGACACTTACGGCCGGATCGCGGTCGAGGTGCTGCCGGCCCCCGATCTTTCGTCCCCCGCGCCGGCACCCGCCGCGCCGGCCATCGCGCAGGCCCCCGGTGACGCGGTCACACCCGCGGCCATCACCAAGCGCCGGCCATTGGGCGTGCTCCCGTACGAGCCGGTTTATTTTTCCCTGGGTTTCCACAAGATCGTGAACGCCCGGTTTCAGCTGAGCCTGAAATTCCGGCCCTTCGGCCCCCCGGACGAAGGGATCGACCTGCCCGGGTCCTTCCTCGGGAACCTCTATGGCGGTTTCACCCAGACTTCGCTCTGGGACCTCGAGTCCGACTCGAAGCCCTTCTACGACACGAGCTACAAGCCGACTCTGCTCTATCAGCGCCACGACACCGGCCGGACCCTGTTTGGCGCCCGGCTGGGCTACGCCGCCGGCATCGAGCACGAATCCAACGGCCAGGGCGGGACGGCCAGCCGCAGCATGAACCTGCTGGTGTTCCGGCCGACCCTGCAGTGGGCCCTGGCCGACGGCTGGACGGCGGTGTTCTCGCCCAAGCTCTACGCCTACATCGAGAAATCCGAGGACCAGGATCTCCCCGACTATCGCGGTTACGGCGACTACCTCTTCTATGTGGAGAACCCTGACTCCTGGAAACTGGCGACGACCGTCCGGCTCGGCAGCTCCGGCCGCGGCAGCATCCTGGTGGATGGCTCGTATCCGCTGCGCCGGATCCTCGGCGATCACCCGCCGACGGGGTGGGCCCAGGGCTTCATTCACCTGCAGTATTTCAACGGCTACACGGAGTCCCTCCGCACCTACAACCTGCACACGCCCTGGCAACTCCGCCTGGGCTACATGCTGATCCGCTGA
- a CDS encoding YSC84-related protein, translated as MNLTQPTALGRILLGFCLFAAASLSQAKDSPDEQRAKIHQTKDEVLAELYKLNPGAEAKIKQSVGYAVFSNVGVNLVLASFAGGHGIVVQKGLLKDTETYMKMGSAGLGIGLGVKDFRAVFVFNDKDKLQAFLEQGWDFSAQADAAAQSGEKGGSAAGAGNLAEGVEVFQITKNGLALQATLQGTKYWQDKDLN; from the coding sequence ATGAACCTCACCCAGCCAACCGCCCTCGGCCGGATCCTGCTCGGATTCTGCCTTTTCGCCGCCGCTTCGCTCAGCCAGGCCAAAGATTCGCCCGACGAACAGCGGGCCAAAATTCACCAAACAAAAGACGAAGTGCTCGCTGAACTCTACAAGCTGAATCCCGGCGCCGAGGCCAAGATCAAGCAGTCGGTGGGCTACGCCGTGTTCTCCAATGTCGGCGTCAATCTGGTGCTGGCCAGCTTTGCCGGCGGCCATGGAATCGTGGTGCAGAAGGGTCTGCTCAAGGATACCGAGACCTACATGAAAATGGGCTCGGCGGGCCTCGGGATCGGTCTCGGCGTAAAGGATTTTCGCGCCGTGTTTGTCTTCAATGACAAGGACAAGTTGCAGGCCTTTTTGGAGCAGGGCTGGGATTTCAGCGCCCAGGCCGATGCCGCGGCCCAATCCGGGGAAAAGGGTGGCTCGGCCGCCGGCGCCGGCAACCTGGCGGAGGGCGTCGAGGTGTTCCAGATCACGAAGAACGGTCTGGCGCTGCAGGCCACCCTGCAGGGCACGAAATACTGGCAGGACAAGGACCTGAACTGA
- a CDS encoding cation:proton antiporter, whose amino-acid sequence MTHDQISLFIIAGILLVGLLGEWLFARTGVPDAVWLIAVGAVLGPVAGLVQAAELQLVAPLLGALTIIIVLFHGGLGLPLDQLVTHAWKASKLAVLTFLGSVGGVALLILGLVRGGVLPAEWTWQLAVLTGLILGGSSSVVVMATLGFAKVENAVAQPLNVESALTDVLVVVCTGVMVDLLLAGHVSATAPLLSVSRSFGVGLLGGTLCGLLLVLFIQPLMRSRHAYIFLLAIMLGLYAATSHFGGSPALAVLAAAVTLGNATMVLRLLGLSTGERKLELSNTSMRLSDFALFIVKSLFFTFIGASLPLAPGPLALGAALGLVLLLVRWPAARLALADANLSAAQRNVAWVALPRGLAAGVMALTPVAAGIPHADLLPAPIFAAIVATILIFAVGFPLARRQGA is encoded by the coding sequence ATGACCCACGACCAAATCTCCCTGTTCATCATCGCCGGCATTCTCCTCGTCGGTCTGCTCGGCGAGTGGCTCTTTGCGCGCACCGGTGTCCCCGATGCGGTCTGGCTCATCGCCGTCGGGGCCGTCCTGGGGCCGGTGGCCGGCCTCGTGCAGGCCGCGGAGCTGCAGCTCGTCGCGCCGCTGCTGGGCGCGCTGACGATCATCATCGTCCTGTTTCATGGCGGGCTGGGCCTGCCGCTCGACCAGCTGGTCACCCACGCCTGGAAGGCCTCGAAGCTGGCCGTGCTGACCTTCCTCGGGTCGGTGGGCGGCGTCGCGCTGCTCATCCTCGGCCTCGTCCGCGGCGGCGTGCTCCCGGCGGAGTGGACCTGGCAACTCGCCGTGCTGACCGGCCTGATCCTGGGCGGATCCAGCTCGGTGGTGGTCATGGCCACCCTCGGTTTTGCCAAGGTGGAGAATGCCGTGGCCCAACCGCTCAACGTGGAATCTGCCCTCACGGATGTGCTGGTGGTCGTGTGCACGGGTGTGATGGTGGACCTGCTCCTCGCCGGCCATGTTTCGGCCACCGCCCCCCTGCTCAGCGTCAGCCGGAGCTTCGGGGTGGGCCTCCTCGGCGGGACGCTCTGCGGTCTGCTCCTCGTGCTATTCATCCAGCCGCTGATGCGCAGCCGCCACGCGTACATCTTCCTGCTCGCCATCATGCTTGGCCTCTACGCTGCAACGAGCCACTTTGGTGGCAGTCCCGCGCTCGCCGTGCTGGCGGCAGCGGTGACCCTGGGCAACGCCACGATGGTGCTGCGATTGCTCGGCCTGAGCACGGGCGAGCGCAAGCTGGAGTTGAGCAACACGTCGATGCGTCTGTCGGACTTTGCCCTCTTCATCGTGAAGTCGCTGTTTTTCACCTTCATCGGGGCCAGCCTGCCGCTGGCTCCGGGTCCGCTGGCCCTGGGAGCCGCGCTGGGGCTGGTACTGCTTCTCGTGCGCTGGCCCGCCGCCCGGCTCGCCCTAGCCGATGCGAATCTTTCCGCCGCCCAAAGGAACGTGGCCTGGGTCGCGCTGCCGCGGGGTCTGGCGGCGGGCGTCATGGCGCTCACCCCGGTCGCGGCGGGCATCCCCCACGCCGACTTGCTGCCCGCGCCCATCTTTGCCGCCATCGTGGCGACCATCCTGATCTTCGCCGTGGGCTTCCCCCTCGCCCGGCGGCAAGGCGCCTGA
- the pgaA gene encoding poly-beta-1,6 N-acetyl-D-glucosamine export porin PgaA encodes MPTTRHLLLLFPLALGLVRADPRTDAVQLARVGDFGRALPVLEQLAAGGDATAQADLVAVYTWAGRPADALAAWSALPPDARPGWVQTDVARALADLGGGLGARAVAGAGDPALDAAAGASLTRLTTVGDRDPAQRFATADRALADLGRQLVAARARPEPDGGIIRRLTLDRWVALRARVRMAEIAAEFSRWPEPATALPPYALAAVGDALLYLEKPEQARELYREARRRDPDNLELAQSLFYAEVECEDFAAAYALVDALDAAQPAGFTYTTEAAPRDNPDKLGLAVTAALARYYADELASAWRRIEPLARAAPGNGYVRRESAAVMAARGWPRRALTELARVETLDPGETATHLARTELLFATRQYAATDDAITALGAAYPENKAVQRLLRNRELLGRPEFYLSYEHENGGGPDLSGGSWGAQAELWAPPLAHEWRLMAGYTAAQAAIPEGEVDLAVPVAGLEWRRGFVDLLAQAGRLESTRDSTHARLRGRWQATDTWSAEVTAAAHTPDLPLRALHYGLTADSLAASLGWAPHESRRLTVGGQATRFSSGNRRTEGSATWRERLYERPHLDLDLLLDASVQTNSRSGEPYYAPARAWDGGVGLEANHVIHRRYRTAWVQEASLHLGRRAERGFGAGTGWSAGYGLRRDFSDALAGHVTITTGSARYDGANERFTRWELSLHGRF; translated from the coding sequence GTGCCCACCACCCGCCACCTCCTCCTGCTTTTCCCGCTCGCGTTGGGCCTGGTCCGCGCCGATCCGCGCACGGACGCCGTCCAGCTGGCCCGGGTGGGCGACTTTGGCCGCGCCCTGCCGGTCCTCGAGCAACTGGCCGCCGGTGGCGATGCCACCGCCCAGGCCGACCTCGTAGCCGTCTACACCTGGGCCGGCCGGCCCGCGGACGCCCTCGCGGCCTGGTCCGCGCTGCCACCGGACGCTCGTCCGGGCTGGGTGCAGACGGACGTGGCGCGCGCCCTGGCGGACTTGGGCGGGGGCCTGGGGGCCCGCGCTGTGGCCGGGGCCGGCGATCCCGCGCTCGACGCGGCGGCCGGCGCCTCGCTGACCCGCCTCACGACCGTCGGGGACCGCGACCCGGCGCAGCGTTTCGCAACCGCCGACCGCGCCCTCGCCGACCTCGGCCGTCAGCTGGTCGCCGCCCGCGCCCGGCCGGAACCCGACGGTGGCATCATCCGCCGCCTGACCCTCGACCGCTGGGTTGCCCTGCGCGCCCGCGTCCGCATGGCGGAGATCGCCGCCGAGTTTTCCCGCTGGCCCGAGCCCGCGACAGCGCTGCCGCCGTACGCGCTCGCCGCCGTCGGCGACGCCCTGCTCTACCTCGAAAAGCCGGAGCAGGCGCGCGAACTTTACCGGGAGGCCCGGCGCCGCGACCCGGACAACCTCGAGCTGGCCCAGTCCCTCTTCTACGCCGAGGTCGAGTGCGAGGACTTCGCCGCCGCCTACGCCTTGGTCGACGCCCTCGACGCGGCCCAGCCCGCGGGCTTCACCTACACGACCGAAGCCGCCCCCCGCGACAACCCCGACAAGCTCGGCCTCGCCGTCACCGCCGCCCTGGCCCGCTACTACGCCGACGAGTTGGCCTCAGCCTGGCGGCGGATCGAACCGCTGGCTCGCGCCGCGCCCGGCAACGGGTATGTGCGCCGCGAATCCGCCGCGGTCATGGCCGCCCGCGGCTGGCCCCGCCGCGCCCTCACCGAGCTCGCCCGCGTCGAGACCCTCGATCCCGGCGAAACCGCCACGCACCTCGCCCGCACTGAGCTGCTCTTTGCCACGCGCCAGTACGCCGCGACCGACGACGCAATCACAGCCCTCGGCGCCGCGTACCCTGAGAATAAGGCCGTGCAGCGCCTGCTCCGCAACCGGGAGCTGCTGGGCCGCCCGGAATTTTATCTGAGCTACGAGCACGAAAACGGCGGCGGCCCTGACCTCAGCGGCGGCTCGTGGGGGGCCCAGGCGGAACTCTGGGCCCCGCCCCTCGCCCACGAGTGGCGGCTGATGGCCGGCTACACGGCCGCGCAGGCCGCCATCCCGGAGGGCGAGGTGGATCTCGCCGTGCCCGTCGCGGGCCTCGAATGGCGCCGCGGCTTCGTCGACTTGCTGGCGCAGGCCGGCCGGCTGGAATCCACGCGCGACTCGACCCACGCCCGGCTGCGTGGCCGCTGGCAGGCGACCGACACCTGGTCGGCCGAGGTGACCGCCGCCGCCCACACCCCGGACCTGCCGTTGCGGGCCCTGCATTACGGGCTCACGGCTGACTCCCTGGCCGCCTCGCTCGGCTGGGCCCCGCACGAGAGCCGCCGGCTGACTGTGGGCGGACAGGCGACCCGGTTTTCCAGCGGCAACCGCCGCACCGAGGGTTCGGCCACTTGGCGCGAGCGCCTTTATGAGCGGCCGCACCTGGACCTCGACCTGCTGCTGGACGCCTCCGTGCAAACCAACTCCCGCTCGGGCGAACCGTATTACGCCCCGGCCCGGGCCTGGGACGGCGGCGTCGGTCTGGAGGCCAACCATGTCATCCACCGCCGCTACCGCACCGCCTGGGTTCAGGAGGCTTCGCTGCACCTCGGCCGCCGCGCCGAGCGCGGCTTCGGCGCCGGCACCGGGTGGAGCGCGGGCTACGGACTCCGCCGCGATTTCTCGGACGCGCTGGCCGGCCACGTAACCATTACCACCGGCTCGGCGCGCTATGACGGCGCCAACGAGCGGTTCACCCGCTGGGAACTCTCCCTCCATGGCCGCTTTTAA